Genomic segment of Aliiroseovarius sp. M344:
GTGGACAGCATCCACAACAGAATGTCCTTAGTGCGTTTGGATGGCACAAAGGCCATGGACCATGCCGCGGGAATGGCGATGATCGTACCCAGGATGGTCGACCCACCGGCGATGATTACCGAATTCCACAAGAACCGCATGTAGTTCGACCGCTCCTGAACCACCGCATAGTTTTCCAGCGTCCAGTCAAAGTTCAGGAAAACCGGCGGGCTGGAAATCGCCTGCGCCTCGGTTTTGAAGCTGGTCAGGATCGTCCACAGGATCGGGAAGAAGATCAGCAGTCCTACAGCCCATGCAAGGGCCGTGTTCAGAGCTTTGCGTTGTGACGTTGCTGCGCGTGCCATGTCGTATCCCTCCTATGCGTCCAGATTTTTGCCAACGATGCGCATCAGGAAGATGGCAACGATGTTGGCCAGAATGATTGCGTAGACACCACCGGCGGACCCAAGCCCGACGTTCTGGCTTTCCAACACGCGCTGGAAGATCAGATAGGACAGCGTCTTGGTGCCGAACGCCCCGCCCGTAGTCACGAAAATCTCAGCGAAAATCGCCAGAAGAAAGATGGTCTGTATCAAAATCACGATGGTGATCGCGCGTGACAGATGCGGCAAGACGATGAACCAGAAGCGTTTCAGAACCGGTGCGCCATCCATTTCGGCGGCCTCTAACTGTTCGCTGTCCAGCGACTGAATGGCCGTCAGCAAGATGAGTGTCGCAAAGGGCAACCATTGCCACGACACAATCAGGATCAAGGATGGCAGTGACGCTTGGCTTAGCCATTGGATGGGTTCAGCGCCGAAGGCTTTCCAAAGATGCGCAAGAAGGCCATTCACCGGATCCATGAACATGTTCTTCCAAACAAGCGCCGACACAGTTGGCATGACAAAGAACGGGGCGATGACAAGAATGCGCACGATGCCCTGTCCCCACATGGGTTGATCTAAAAGGATCGCCAGCAGCACGCCCAGAACGATAGTGATGGCAAGGACGCCACCAACAATGATCAACGTGGCTTGGACGCTGGGCCAGAAGGAACTGGAGCTGACGAACCGCACGTAGTTGTCGAAGCCAACCCAGTCCAACCCGTTGGCCATCGAGTCGCCACGCAGCGGCAGGTATTTCTTGAATGAAAAGAACAGCGTCATGATCAACGGAACCAGCATCCATCCGAGAAGCAGGATTACTGCAGGGGCCATCATCAATCTGGCGGCTGATCTAGAGTGCTGGGTAGCCATGACACATCTCCTTCGTTGACGGACCATGCCGCCTGAAACGAGGTAAAGCTATTGAGGATTGTTCGGTGGGTCGAGGGGCGGATTATTCCGCCGCCCCTCGGTGTTTTTGCCAGACAGGCTTAGCGGTAGCCCGCCGCCTCCATGGCGTCATTTGTGATCGCCTGAGCTTTTGCCAAAGCCTCTTCGACGCTTTGCTGACCTGCATAGGCCGCCGAGAACTCTTGGCTCACTTCAGTTGCAATACCCGCAAATTCAGGGATCGCGACAAACTGGATGCCAACATAAGGCACCGGCTTGACGGTCGGGTTCGTCGGATCAGAGGCAAGGATTGAATCCAGCGTCATCTTTGCAAACGGAACATCTTGATAGTTGGGGTTCTCATACAGCGATGTCCGTGCGCCCGGAGGAACGTTGGCCCATCCCTCTTTGGCAGCGACCAGCTCGATATAGTCTTTCGAGGTTGCCCATTCGATGAACTGCTTGGCAGCATCGGCCTTTTGCGTGCCTGCCGGAACGGCCAAGGCCCAAGCCCACAACCAATTTGCACGCTTTTCAACGCCTTCGCTGTTGGGTGCCAGTGCGAAACCGACCTTGTCAGCAACAGTTGAATCGGCCGGGTTGGTGACGAACGATGCGGCGACAGTCGCGTCGATCCACATACCGCATTTACCTTGCTGGAACAGCGACAGGTTTTCGTTAAAGCCGTTGGTCGCATAGCCCGGAGGGCCCGATTCTTCCATCATACCGACATAGAAGTTGAGCGCCTCGGCCCATTCCGGCTGATCGAACTGGGCGTTCCAGTCTTCATCAAACCAGCGTGCGCCGAACGAGTTGCCCGTAACTGTGATGAACGCGCCGCCTTCACCCCAGCCTGCTTTACCGCGCAGACAGATGCCGTTGACCTCGTTGTCCCGATCGGTCATCGCAGCCGCGGCTTCACGAATGAACTGCCACGTCGGCGCATCTGGCATTTCCATGCCCGCCGCTTCCATCAAGTCCGTGCGATACATGATCATCGAGCTATCGCCATAGAACGGCGCAGCATAAAGCGTTCCGTCATTGCTTAGACCGGCACGCATCGCGGGCAGGATGTCATCGACATCATACTCGGCTGACAAGTCATCAAGCGGAACAAGCCACCCGTTGGCCCCCCAGATCGGCGTCTCGTACATACCGATGGTCATGATATCGAAGGCACCACCTTTCGTGGTGATATCTGTGGTCACGCGCTGACGCAGAACGTTTTCTTCCAGCGTCACCCACTCGACGTCGTGCCCGGTTTTGGCCGTGAAGTCGTCAGTATAGCCCTGCATCCGGATCATGTCGCCGTTGTTCACGGTCGCGATGGTTAGTGTGTCAGCAAACGAAGCGCCGGTCGAAATGACCGACATCGCTGTTGCCGCACGAAGTACATTTGCGAGTTTCATTCTTATCCTCCCAAGGAATGAAAGTTACTTCATGACCATACGGGTCAGACTTCCGCTTCGTCAATCTTCAACTTAACGCGCGTAAAATTATAAATGGTATCGCGAAAATTCAATAACTTAGGCTGAGGCTCGCATGATCAATTCGCCATCAAACAGGGTCGATTTGCGTTCCGGCGCACGGACTCCAGATTCGATCAGGGACATAATCGTCTCGACACTCCTGGCCGCGATGGCGGTGTAGTTGTGAGAAACCGTCGTCAGGGTTGGGCAGGTAAAGCGGGAAAAAGGATGGTTATCATGGCCAGCCACACGCAACGCGCAATCCTCGCCCAAGCCAACGCGCAGGCCTGATTCATACGCCGCCGCCAGAAACCCAATGGCAAGCCGGTCGTTACTACAAAACACCGTCCGCGAAGGAAGATCACGTGCAGAAAGCGCACGCTTTCCTTCGCGATAGCCGATCTCTTCAATTTCCCAGCCTTCGCCTTCGGCTTGAATGATATGCGGCGTGTGTCCCATACGCTCCATCGTTTCGATATATGCTATACGGCGTTTGTTGGCATTTGGGTTTGGGGGGGTCTTCATTTCGAAGAATGCAGGCGGCTCGCCCGTTCGAGTTAGGTATTCCAGCATTGTTTCTGTGGCCTGCGCGTTATTGTGTCCGACAAAGGCCTCGCCAGCGCCATCAATATTTGCGTCAAAATTCACCGTCGGCACGTCATCGCAAAAACGTTTGATCGCAGCCTTGTCTGAAGCCCTGCCCAAAGGTGCCAACAGAACACCAGCGGGTTTGATGGACCGCAAAGAATCCAGATTTTCAACCTCAAGCTTTTGGTCACCGTGTGAACTTAATAGGATCGGGCGAAACCCAGCCTCGATTACCAATGATTCAATGCGGCGTGCGATTTCCGCAAAAAACGGGTCGGCCAGATACGGCACGACAATACCCAAATTCTTGGTCAGTTTCCGGTTTTGGTTCATCGCAAAGATGTTGGGGCGGTAGTCATGTTCTTTCAGCGCTGTCTCGATCTTTTCACGGGTCGATTGGCGTACGCTGTCAGGGTCATTGAAATACTTCGATACTGTCGGTCGCGAGATACCGCTGATCGCCGCAAACTCTTCCATATTGCGGATCTTCCGGTTGCTCATTCTTCAAACCCTCACAAAACTTTCCAGAATTTTACAATTTCTTATCGCGCGGGAAAAATCAATTCCATTGTTGGGCAAGCGCTGAACGCTGAAGGTCCACGGAACCGATAATTCTCATTCAAATTGCCAAACGAGCGCCAGCGGGGGTCACTTATCGGGCAAGCGAGCCCAATTGACTTCCCGAGCGAACTGCTAGGCCGCTGGTGATCACTTGGCTAAAAATGTGACATCCTATTGCCTTTTGCGAACCCAATGCGGTTCAATGTAGGTTAGCAAACCCTTTGGATTCGGAGATCGCGTGTCACTCTTTATCATTGTTGCCTTTCCGTTTCTTGGCGCGTTGCTTCCCGGCCTTATGAATGCCGCGGGCCGCTCTGCGTGTGCCGGTGTCACATTTATGGTCTCGCTGGCCGCTTTCGTTGGGTTGTTGACCAATCTTCCAGCCGTGATGGCGGGCGAGGTTGTGACAGCGCGGGTCGATTGGATGCCTTCGCTTGGCTTGAATTTCACACTCATGCTTGACGCGCTGGGCTTTTTCTTTGCCCTTTTGATCCTTGGCATTGGCTTGTTGATCATCGCCTATGCGCGGCACTATCTAAGCCGCTCTGACCATATGGGCGAGTTTTTCACCTATCTTCTGTTGTTTCAGGGCGCGATGGTCGGCATTGTGCTGAGCGATAACATACTGCTTTTGCTGATCTTCTGGGAGCTCACATCACTATCCTCCTTTTTGCTAATCGGGTATTGGAAGCACCTACCCGAAGGTCGGCAGGGTGCGCGGATGGCCTTGTTGGTAACCGGCATGGGTGGATTGGCGATGATCGGTGGAATGCTGATCCTGGGTCAGATTGTCGGCAGCTATGATCTGAGCGTCATTCTGCAGAACCGCGATCTCATTCAAGCCGATCCGTTATACGTACCAGCCCTTATCCTGATCCTCTTGGGCTGCTTCACAAAATCTGCGCAGTTTCCGTTTCATTTTTGGTTGCCGCACGCGATGGCCGCGCCCACGCCAGTTTCCGCCTATCTGCACTCTGCCACGATGGTTAAGGCCGGCATTTTCCTTATGGCGCGCATGTGGCCCGTCCTGTCTGGCACCCCTGAATGGTTCATGATCGTGACCACCGCCGGATTGGTGACAATGGTGCTTGGCGCCGTGATTGCGCTGTTCAAGCATGACCTTAAGGCGCTTTTGGCATTTTCCACTGTCAGCCATCTGGGTCTGATCACCATGCTTCTTGGCACGGGCACAGCCTTTGGGGCGATGGCTGCAGTGTTCCACATCCTGAACCACGCCACGTTCAAGGCAGCACTTTTTATGTCTGCCGGGATTATCGATCACGAGGCACACACACGCGATATTCGTCAGCTGGGCGGGCTTCGCAAACTTATGCCCGTGACATTTGTAATCGCGACGCTGGCAGCCTTGTCCATGGCAGGAATACCCTTGCTGAACGGCTTCCTGTCCAAAGAGATGATGCTGGAAGAAGCCGCGCACACCACACTGTTCGGCTCGTCTTGGTTGATGCCAGCATTGGCGGTTTTCGGTTCGCTGTTTTCGGCTGCGTATTGTTTTCGCCTCATCGGGCATGTGTTCCTTGGGCCGGTCCGTGACGACTATCCGGCAAAGCCGCACGACCCGGGCGTCGGTCTGTGGTTCCCGCCTGCGACGCTGGTCGTGTTGGTGGTTGTAATCGGCGTCGCGCCGTTCCTCGCAGAACCATTTGTTAAACTCGTCACGGCCGCGGTGCTGGGTGTTGGAGCCGAAGTTCCGACCGCCCATTTCAAAATATGGCACGGTCTGGTTCCGGCACTGTTCATGTCCATCGCAGCGGTGGTCGGCGGTTTGCTGATGTTAGCTGTGTACAAACCCGCGCTTCACCTTTGGGAGACCACACCACGACCCGAAGCCAAGGTGATATTCGAGGCCATTGTCGAAGCAACCGCCCGCTTGGCCCAAAGGCTGATCTTGCCGTTGCACAATGGCGCGTTCACCCGTTACGCGGTGATTGGCACCCTCGCAATTATTGCCGCGGGCCTGCACGCTTGGACCACTGGTACGGTTGGCGCGCCGACGCGAACGATGCAGGCGGCAGGTCCGGTGTCTATTGCAGGTTGGTTGATGTTGGTCGCGGCGACATGCGGGATGGTGTTCTTGCATCGCAACCGCTTCATGTCACTGATCCTGATCGGCATTATCGGCCTGATGGTCTCGATCGGGTTTGCCTTCTTTAGCGCGCCAGATCTGGCGATGACGCAATTCACCGTCGAAGTGGTGACGATCATCCTGATGTTGCTGGCGCTCAACTTTTTGCCGAACCGCACGCCAGTGGAAAGCTCGGTATTGCGCCGGGTGCGGGATGCCGGCGTGGCCGTATTGGGCGGGCTGGCAACTTTCGCGCTGTCCTTCCACTATATGTTGCGTGATCCGGCCAGCACGCCGATCTCAGAGTTCCACCTCGCCAATTCCTATAAAGGTGGTGGCGGCACCAACGTGGTGAACGTTATTCTTGTCGATTTCCGTGGTTTTGACACTTATGGCGAGATCATCGTGCTGGGGATCGCAGCCCTGCTGATCTATGCGCTGACCGAGACCCTGTTGGGCGGGCCGGTGCGTGCGCGGCTTTTGAACCGCACGCCAGATCAACCGCGGGCAGGCGACATGCACCCGATGATGATGGTTGTGTTGACCCGGGTCATTATGCCGGTTGTGTTGATGGTCGGGTTTTACATCTTCCTGCGCGGCCACAACGAACCTGGCGGTGGGTTTATCGCCGGCCTTGTCGTTTCGATCGCCGTGGTGATGCAGTATATGGCCAGTGGGTTTTCGTGGACCTCGACCCGCCTGAAATACCCGTATCACGGGGTCATCGGTGCCGGAGTTCTGGTCGCTGGATTCACCGGCATCGGATCGTGGTTCGTAAGCAAACCCTTCCTGACATCTGATTTCACCTATGTCCGCATCCCGCCTTTCGAGAAGTTCGAGTTGGCCACCGCCGCGCTTTTCGATGTGGGCGTGTTCCTTGCTGTTGTCGGCGCCGTGATGCTGTCGCTGGAAAGCTTCTCGCGTCTGGCGCGCCGCGCGCACATGTCCGACAGCGAATACCCGATGGATATCGACCCGTCCCGCGATGATCCGCCACCGGTCCAAGATTTAGCCACAAAGGAGGGGGTGTAACATGGAGTTTCTCGTCGCCTCTTCCATCGGTATCCTGACCGCCGGCGGGTTGTACCTTGTCCTGCGACTACGGTCTTTCCCGGTGATCTTGGGCATTTCACTGCTGACTTATGCTGTGAATGTATTTCTGTTTGCCTCTGGGCGACTGACCGTCGGCGCGCCGCCAGTTCTGCGCGATGGCATGACAACCTACACCGATCCGCTGCCACAGGCTTTGGTATTGACGGCCATCGTG
This window contains:
- a CDS encoding carbohydrate ABC transporter permease, with protein sequence MATQHSRSAARLMMAPAVILLLGWMLVPLIMTLFFSFKKYLPLRGDSMANGLDWVGFDNYVRFVSSSSFWPSVQATLIIVGGVLAITIVLGVLLAILLDQPMWGQGIVRILVIAPFFVMPTVSALVWKNMFMDPVNGLLAHLWKAFGAEPIQWLSQASLPSLILIVSWQWLPFATLILLTAIQSLDSEQLEAAEMDGAPVLKRFWFIVLPHLSRAITIVILIQTIFLLAIFAEIFVTTGGAFGTKTLSYLIFQRVLESQNVGLGSAGGVYAIILANIVAIFLMRIVGKNLDA
- a CDS encoding ABC transporter substrate-binding protein, whose product is MKLANVLRAATAMSVISTGASFADTLTIATVNNGDMIRMQGYTDDFTAKTGHDVEWVTLEENVLRQRVTTDITTKGGAFDIMTIGMYETPIWGANGWLVPLDDLSAEYDVDDILPAMRAGLSNDGTLYAAPFYGDSSMIMYRTDLMEAAGMEMPDAPTWQFIREAAAAMTDRDNEVNGICLRGKAGWGEGGAFITVTGNSFGARWFDEDWNAQFDQPEWAEALNFYVGMMEESGPPGYATNGFNENLSLFQQGKCGMWIDATVAASFVTNPADSTVADKVGFALAPNSEGVEKRANWLWAWALAVPAGTQKADAAKQFIEWATSKDYIELVAAKEGWANVPPGARTSLYENPNYQDVPFAKMTLDSILASDPTNPTVKPVPYVGIQFVAIPEFAGIATEVSQEFSAAYAGQQSVEEALAKAQAITNDAMEAAGYR
- a CDS encoding LacI family DNA-binding transcriptional regulator; protein product: MSNRKIRNMEEFAAISGISRPTVSKYFNDPDSVRQSTREKIETALKEHDYRPNIFAMNQNRKLTKNLGIVVPYLADPFFAEIARRIESLVIEAGFRPILLSSHGDQKLEVENLDSLRSIKPAGVLLAPLGRASDKAAIKRFCDDVPTVNFDANIDGAGEAFVGHNNAQATETMLEYLTRTGEPPAFFEMKTPPNPNANKRRIAYIETMERMGHTPHIIQAEGEGWEIEEIGYREGKRALSARDLPSRTVFCSNDRLAIGFLAAAYESGLRVGLGEDCALRVAGHDNHPFSRFTCPTLTTVSHNYTAIAARSVETIMSLIESGVRAPERKSTLFDGELIMRASA
- a CDS encoding monovalent cation/H+ antiporter subunit A, with amino-acid sequence MSLFIIVAFPFLGALLPGLMNAAGRSACAGVTFMVSLAAFVGLLTNLPAVMAGEVVTARVDWMPSLGLNFTLMLDALGFFFALLILGIGLLIIAYARHYLSRSDHMGEFFTYLLLFQGAMVGIVLSDNILLLLIFWELTSLSSFLLIGYWKHLPEGRQGARMALLVTGMGGLAMIGGMLILGQIVGSYDLSVILQNRDLIQADPLYVPALILILLGCFTKSAQFPFHFWLPHAMAAPTPVSAYLHSATMVKAGIFLMARMWPVLSGTPEWFMIVTTAGLVTMVLGAVIALFKHDLKALLAFSTVSHLGLITMLLGTGTAFGAMAAVFHILNHATFKAALFMSAGIIDHEAHTRDIRQLGGLRKLMPVTFVIATLAALSMAGIPLLNGFLSKEMMLEEAAHTTLFGSSWLMPALAVFGSLFSAAYCFRLIGHVFLGPVRDDYPAKPHDPGVGLWFPPATLVVLVVVIGVAPFLAEPFVKLVTAAVLGVGAEVPTAHFKIWHGLVPALFMSIAAVVGGLLMLAVYKPALHLWETTPRPEAKVIFEAIVEATARLAQRLILPLHNGAFTRYAVIGTLAIIAAGLHAWTTGTVGAPTRTMQAAGPVSIAGWLMLVAATCGMVFLHRNRFMSLILIGIIGLMVSIGFAFFSAPDLAMTQFTVEVVTIILMLLALNFLPNRTPVESSVLRRVRDAGVAVLGGLATFALSFHYMLRDPASTPISEFHLANSYKGGGGTNVVNVILVDFRGFDTYGEIIVLGIAALLIYALTETLLGGPVRARLLNRTPDQPRAGDMHPMMMVVLTRVIMPVVLMVGFYIFLRGHNEPGGGFIAGLVVSIAVVMQYMASGFSWTSTRLKYPYHGVIGAGVLVAGFTGIGSWFVSKPFLTSDFTYVRIPPFEKFELATAALFDVGVFLAVVGAVMLSLESFSRLARRAHMSDSEYPMDIDPSRDDPPPVQDLATKEGV
- a CDS encoding Na+/H+ antiporter subunit C; this translates as MEFLVASSIGILTAGGLYLVLRLRSFPVILGISLLTYAVNVFLFASGRLTVGAPPVLRDGMTTYTDPLPQALVLTAIVISFGMTAVVVMIGLGAFLGSNDDHVDDQPDTPKDEGEGTA